In the genome of Vicia villosa cultivar HV-30 ecotype Madison, WI linkage group LG7, Vvil1.0, whole genome shotgun sequence, one region contains:
- the LOC131616955 gene encoding glutathione hydrolase 3-like: protein MLMDSPLLGPNHVSPNRFHKKILFCFLLLFVGVTIIGLAVRGDVNFGILKGAERYNEGRTDDKGQVVESEIGVVAADDARCSAIGVSILRLGGHAVDAAVAATLCAGVVFQASSGIGGGSFMVVKSSSSSNAQAYDMRETAPIAASQNMYQRNPEAKFLGALSVGVPGELAGLHAAWLEHGRLAWKVLFQPAIRLAKNGFVVSPTLGDYLALNKNKIMSDSGLRNIYAPKGILIKKGEICRNVELGQTLEIVAEEGIQAFYNGTIGEKLVKDVGELGGILTMEDLRNYKVEITDALVVNAMGYTLHGMPLPSSGTLGLSLVLNILDSYGSLDAAKGNLGIHRVLEALKHMFAIRMNLGDPNFENVSETVSEMLSPSFAQTIQRRILDNTTFPPEYYMERWNQLRDHGTSHLCVVDADRNAVSLTTSVDRHFGAGIRSTSTGIVINDEMDDFSIPTDISPEKLPPAPTNFIEPNKRPLSSMTPIIITKDEQLVGVIGASGGMSIIPAVTQVFLNHFVFGMNPLDAVLRPRVYTKLLPVTVSFENMTAYNGDHIELSEESRLFLEDRGHQLEPCQIKSITQLIVHTPEAPINIHRKLGEGANSHVKYGTLTAVSDPRKGGRPAAV, encoded by the exons ATGTTAATGGATTCACCTTTGTTGGGACCCAATCATGTTTCTCCAAATAGATTCCACAAGAAGATTCTATTCTGTTTCCTTCTTCTCTTTGTTGGTGTCACAA TAATTGGGCTAGCAGTAAGAGGCGACGTAAATTTCGGGATATTGAAGGGAGCGGAAAGATATAATGAGGGAAGAACAGATGATAAGGGACAAGTTGTTGAATCAGAAATTGGAGTTGTTGCAGCGGATGATGCTCGGTGTTCGGCTATTGGTGTTTCGATACTTAGGCTTGGAGGGCATGCTGTTGATGCTGCAGTGGCGGCTACGTTATGCGCTGGTGTTGTTTTTCAGGCTTCGAGCGGCATAGGAGGTGGCTCTTTCATGGTTGTGAAATCATCTTCTAGCTCTAATGCACAAGCTTATGACATGAGAGAAACTGCTCCTATTGCTGCTTCACAG AATATGTATCAGAGAAATCCCGAAGCTAAGTTCTTAGGTGCCTTGTCAGTCGGAGTTCCTGGTGAGTTAGCCGGCCTTCATGCAGCGTGGTTGGAACATGGAAGATTGGCATGGAAGGTATTATTCCAACCGGCTATACGACTTGCAAAAAATGGTTTCGTAGTGTCTCCTACTCTCGGCGATTATTTAgccttaaataaaaataagataatgaGTGATTCCGGGTTAAGAAATATATACGCGCCTAAaggaattttgataaaaaaaggcGAGATATGTAGAAATGTGGAACTTGGACAAACTTTGGAGATAGTGGCAGAGGAAGGGATACAAGCTTTCTACAATGGAACCATTGGTGAGAAGTTAGTAAAGGATGTTGGTGAACTTGGTGGTATTTTAACAATGGAGGATTTACGAAATTACAAGGTGGAAATTACCGATGCATTGGTTGTGAACGCGATGGGATACACCTTACATGGAATGCCACTTCCTTCGAGTGGAACTCTTGGTCTTTCTCTG GTCCTAAACATCTTGGATAGTTATGGAAGTCTTGATGCTGCAAAGGGAAATTTGGGTATACATAGAGTACTAGAAGCTTTGAAACATATGTTTGCTATCCGAATGAATTTGGGTGACCCGAACTTCGAAAACGTTAGTGAAACTGTATCCGAAATGCTTTCGCCGTCTTTTGCACAAACAATTCAGCGACGGATACTTGATAACACTACTTTCCCTCCAGAGTACTATATGGAAAG ATGGAACCAACTTAGAGATCACGGAACAAGTCATTTGTGTGTTGTAGATGCTGATAGAAACGCGGTATCACTGACAACATCAGTAGACAGACATTTTGGAGCTGGGATTCGTTCAACGTCAACAGGTATTGTGATCAACGATGAAATGGATGATTTCTCTATACCGACTGATATATCCCCCGAAAAACTACCTCCAGCACCGACAAATTTTATCGAACCAAACAAAAGGCCACTGTCTTCCATGACTCCTATTATCATCACAAAG GATGAGCAATTGGTCGGGGTAATTGGAGCAAGTGGGGGAATGAGCATTATTCCAGCAGTGACTCAAGTCTTTCTTAATCATTTCGTCTTCGGAATGAACCCTTTAGACGCAGTTCTAAGACCAAGGGTCTATACAAAG CTATTACCGGTTACAGTTTCATTCGAGAACATGACTGCTTATAATGGTGATCACATCGAGCTTTCAGAAGAAAGTAGGCTTTTCCTGGAAGATAGAGGTCATCAATTGGAACCATGTCAAATTAAATCGATTACTCAGCTTATTGTTCATACTCCCGAAGCACCTATTAACATTCATAGGAAGCTTGGTGAAGGCGCTAACTCACATGTAAAGTATGGCACTCTAACAGCAGTAAGTGATCCAAGAAAGGGTGGTCGTCCGGCTGCTGTTTGA
- the LOC131616956 gene encoding glutathione hydrolase 3-like, with protein MDSPLLGPHHHVSTNRKIFLCFLLLFVAYNIIGLAVRGNINFGYNDGKTDYKGQVIESEIGVVAADDVRCSAIGVSMLRLGGHAVDAAVAAALCIGVVLQVSSGIGGGSFMVVKSSSSSNAQAYDMRETAPIAASQNMYQGNPKAKYLGALSMGVPGELAGLHAAWLKHGRLPWKALFQPAIELAKNGFVVSPALGDYIATSKNKIMSDPGLRNIYAPNGILIKEGEICRNEELGLTLEIVAEEGIQAFYNGTIGEKLVKDVRELGGILTMEDLRNYKVETTDAMVVNAMGYTLHGMPPPSSGTLGLSLVLNILDSYGSLDAAKGNLGIHRVLEALKHMFAIRMNLGDPNFENVSETVSEMLSPSFAQTIQRRILDNTTFPPEYYMERWSQLRDHGTSHLCVVDADRNAVSLTTTVNKYFGAGIRSTSTGIVINDEMDDFSIPTDTSPGELPPSPTNFIEPNKRPLSSMTPIIITKDDQLVGVIGGSGGMRIIPGVTQVFLNHFILGMKPLDAVLRPRVYTKLLPDTVLFENLTAYDGDHIELSEESRLFLKKRGHELEACEVEAVTQLIVHTPKTPISIHRKLGQNANSHAKYGTLTAVSDPRKGGRPAAV; from the exons ATGGATTCTCCTTTATTGGGACCCCATCACCATGTTTCTACCAATCGCAAGATTTTTCTATGTTTCCTTCTCCTCTTTGTTGCATACAACA TTATTGGACTAGCAGTAAGAGGCAACATAAATTTTGGATATAATGATGGAAAAACAGACTATAAGGGACAAGTTATTGAATCGGAAATCGGAGTTGTTGCGGCCGATGATGTTCGGTGTTCGGCTATTGGTGTTTCAATGCTTAGGCTTGGGGGGCATGCTGTTGATGCTGCAGTGGCCGCTGCGTTATGCATTGGCGTTGTTTTACAGGTTTCGAGTGGCATAGGAGGTGGTTCTTTCATGGTTGTGAAATCATCTTCTAGCTCTAATGCACAAGCTTATGACATGAGAGAAACTGCTCCTATTGCTGCTTCACAG AATATGTATCAGGGAAATCCCAAAGCTAAGTACTTAGGTGCCTTGTCAATGGGAGTTCCTGGTGAGTTAGCTGGCCTTCATGCAGCATGGTTGAAACATGGTAGATTGCCATGGAAGGCATTATTCCAACCGGCTATAGAACTTGCGAAAAATGGTTTCGTAGTGTCTCCTGCTCTCGGCGATTACATAGCTACATCTAAAAATAAGATAATGAGTGATCCCGGGTTAAGAAATATATACGCGCCTAATGGAATTTTGATCAAAGAAGGCGAGATATGTAGAAATGAGGAACTTGGACTAACTTTGGAGATAGTGGCAGAGGAAGGGATACAAGCTTTCTATAATGGAACCATTGGTGAGAAGTTAGTAAAAGATGTTAGAGAACTTGGTGGTATTTTAACAATGGAGGATTTGCGAAATTACAAGGTGGAAACTACCGATGCAATGGTTGTGAACGCGATGGGATACACCTTACATGGAATGCCACCTCCTTCGAGTGGAACACTTGGTCTTTCTTTG GTCCTAAACATCTTGGATAGTTATGGAAGTCTTGATGCTGCAAAGGGAAATTTGGGTATACATAGAGTACTAGAAGCTTTGAAACATATGTTTGCTATCCGAATGAATTTGGGTGACCCGAACTTTGAAAACGTTAGTGAAACTGTATCCGAAATGCTTTCGCCGTCTTTTGCACAAACAATTCAGCGCCGGATACTTGATAACACTACTTTCCCTCCAGAGTACTATATGGAAAG GTGGAGCCAACTTAGAGATCACGGAACAAGCCATTTGTGTGTTGTAGATGCTGATAGAAACGCGGTATCACTGACAACGACTGTAAACAAATATTTTGGAGCTGGGATTCGTTCAACGTCAACTGGTATTGTGATCAATGATGAAATGGACGATTTCTCTATACCGACTGATACATCCCCCGGTGAACTACCTCCGTCTCCAACAAATTTTATCGAACCAAACAAAAGGCCACTGTCTTCCATGACTCCTATTATCATCACAAAG GATGATCAATTGGTCGGGGTAATTGGAGGAAGCGGCGGAATGCGAATTATTCCAGGGGTGACTCAAGTCTTTCTCAATCATTTCATCTTAGGAATGAAGCCTTTAGACGCAGTTCTGAGACCAAGGGTCTATACCAAG CTATTACCGGATACAGTTTTGTTCGAGAACTTGACTGCTTATGATGGTGATCATATTGAGCTTTCCGAAGAAAGTAGGCTTTTCCTAAAAAAGAGAGGCCATGAACTGGAAGCATGTGAAGTTGAAGCTGTTACTCAGCTTATTGTTCATACTCCCAAAACACCTATTAGCATTCATAGGAAACTTGGTCAGAACGCCAATTCACATGCAAAGTATGGCACTCTAACAGCAGTAAGTGATCCGAGAAAGGGTGGTCGTCCGGCTGCTGTTTAA